A genomic region of Macaca thibetana thibetana isolate TM-01 chromosome 14, ASM2454274v1, whole genome shotgun sequence contains the following coding sequences:
- the LOC126934688 gene encoding uncharacterized protein LOC126934688 produces MLQPGLTPLLGGLSRALGAQGLPPLANFLLGNRGLDAHINLSLHLRSEEAPLEETEAAATHESRSGGYGSEPVRERASSQGRKGESSERRREGRTGPKTSPPRGSCCPAREHRSVTRDAAEVRREPPKGLSWRDSHRCPEGPRTESTLAPAGLHMLRALERSKAVAVGRGRWDARLAGRAGLRSGAAAALPGKAALAAGLSTGEDRLRPARLRRALTAGAAPARPLVHGAPISGRGSHCKEGVASTLAAAETLGPRLAASTKRAGGRSAALLRPRASRGPTPPRP; encoded by the coding sequence TGGCCTTTCAAGAGCTCTGGGCGCTCAGGGGCTGCCGCCTCTTGCAAATTTCCTCCTGGGAAACAGAGGCTTGGACGCCCATATTAACTTGTCACTGCATCTCCGAAGTGAGGAGGCCCCTTTGGAAGAGACAGAGGCGGCGGCAACCCACGAGTCCCGCTCCGGAGGCTACGGGTCTGAGCCGGTGAGGGAAAGAGCTAGCAgccaaggaaggaaaggagagagcagcgaaagaaggagagaagggcgCACTGGTCCCAAGACGTCTCCACCGAGAGGCAGCTGCTGCCCTGCTCGCGAGCACCGCAGTGTCACCCGCGACGCAGCAGAGGTGCGGCGAGAGCCCCCGAAAGGTCTCTCTTGGCGTGACAGTCACCGCTGCCCAGAAGGCCCCCGTACTGAGAGCACCTTAGCGCCTGCGGGTCTGCACATGCTCCGTGCGCTAGAGCGCAGCAAGGCTGTGGCCGTGGGGCGCGGGCGCTGGGACGCGCGGCTGGCGGGCCGGGCAGGGCTGCGCTCGGGAGCGGCCGCCGCGCTTCCCGGGAAGGCTGCGCTGGCTGCGGGGCTCAGCACAGGGGAGGACAGGCTGCGGCCGGCGCGGCTGCGGCGCGCGCTGACAGCCGGGGCCGCCCCGGCGCGCCCATTGGTCCACGGTGCACCAATCAGTGGCCGCGGCTCTCACTGCAAAGAGGGCGTGGCCTCAACTCTGGCCGCCGCCGAAACTCTGGGGCCGCGCTTGGCAGCGAGTACAAAGCGGGCTGGTGGCCGCTCTGCGGCACTGCTCCGGCCGCGCGCCTCCCGGGGGCCCACACCCCCGCGTCCCTAA